The Streptomyces camelliae genome window below encodes:
- a CDS encoding 3-hydroxyacyl-CoA dehydrogenase NAD-binding domain-containing protein, producing the protein MSTTAELLKQASELFPDEVVTQAHVRHFDLPSGAGRFALITLDNGLDHTKPTTFGPASLANLDAAIDQVEKEAADGEIVGVGITGKPFIFAVGADLKGVEILKEHEHALAIGKGGHEVFKRLAKLAVPTFAYYNGAAMGGGVEVGLHCSYRTVSKAIPAFSLPEVFLGLVPGWGGCTLLPNLIGADKAVSVIIENSLNQNKQLKGQQVFDLGIADAIFEGADFLEQSLIWTAQVLKGDVQVDRPVIDRGEAWDQAVAKGRFIADSKVHGAAPAAYRALDIIAAAKNGDLQQGYDAEDQALADLIMGGELRAGIYAFNLVQKRGKRPAGAPDKNLARPVTKVGVVGAGLMASQLALLFLRRLEVPVVLTDIDQERVDKGVGYVHTEIDKLLGKGRINQDKANRLKALVTGVLDKAEGFADADFIIEAVFEEIGVKQQVFAEVEAVAPAHAILATNTSSLSVTEMASKLKHPERVVGFHFFNPVAILPLLEIVRGEQTDDASLATAFAVAKKLKKTAVLVKDAPAFVVNRILTRFMGEIQNVIDEGTPVDVAEKAVEPLGLPMSPLVLLELVGPAIGLHVSETLNRAFPERFTVSPNLAAVVKAGKRGFYVYDSGKPELDPEVAALLKQGDVVLTEEQVRARVLDAVAQEIGLMLDEGVVAEAQDIDLCLITGAGWPFHLGGITPYLDREGVSERVNGKKFLAQGVASVPA; encoded by the coding sequence GTGAGCACCACCGCCGAGCTTCTGAAGCAGGCCTCCGAGCTGTTCCCCGACGAGGTCGTGACGCAGGCGCACGTACGCCACTTCGACCTCCCGTCCGGCGCGGGCCGCTTCGCGCTGATCACGCTGGACAACGGCCTGGACCACACCAAGCCGACCACCTTCGGCCCGGCCTCGCTGGCGAACCTCGACGCCGCGATCGACCAGGTCGAGAAGGAGGCGGCGGACGGCGAGATCGTCGGCGTCGGCATCACCGGCAAGCCGTTCATCTTCGCGGTCGGCGCCGACCTCAAGGGCGTGGAGATCCTCAAGGAGCACGAGCACGCGCTCGCCATCGGCAAGGGCGGCCACGAGGTCTTCAAGCGCCTGGCCAAGCTGGCCGTGCCGACCTTCGCGTACTACAACGGTGCCGCGATGGGCGGCGGCGTCGAGGTCGGTCTGCACTGCTCCTACCGGACCGTCTCCAAGGCGATCCCGGCGTTCTCGCTCCCCGAGGTCTTCCTCGGTCTGGTCCCCGGCTGGGGCGGCTGCACGCTGCTGCCGAACCTGATCGGCGCCGACAAGGCCGTCTCGGTCATCATCGAGAACAGCCTCAACCAGAACAAGCAGCTCAAGGGCCAGCAGGTCTTCGACCTCGGTATCGCGGACGCGATCTTCGAGGGCGCCGACTTCCTGGAGCAGTCGCTGATCTGGACCGCGCAGGTCCTCAAGGGCGACGTCCAGGTCGACCGTCCGGTGATCGACCGTGGTGAGGCCTGGGACCAGGCCGTCGCCAAGGGCCGGTTCATCGCGGACTCCAAGGTGCACGGCGCGGCCCCGGCCGCCTACCGCGCCCTGGACATCATCGCCGCCGCCAAGAACGGCGACCTGCAGCAGGGCTACGACGCCGAGGACCAGGCACTCGCCGACCTCATCATGGGTGGCGAACTGCGCGCCGGCATCTACGCGTTCAACCTCGTCCAGAAGCGCGGCAAGCGTCCCGCCGGTGCCCCGGACAAGAACCTGGCGCGTCCGGTCACCAAGGTGGGCGTGGTCGGCGCGGGCCTCATGGCCTCGCAGCTGGCGCTCCTCTTCCTGCGCCGCCTGGAGGTGCCGGTCGTGCTGACCGACATCGACCAGGAGCGCGTCGACAAGGGTGTGGGCTACGTCCACACCGAGATCGACAAGCTGCTCGGCAAGGGCCGGATCAACCAGGACAAGGCCAACCGCCTCAAGGCGCTGGTCACCGGTGTGCTGGACAAGGCCGAGGGCTTCGCGGACGCGGACTTCATCATCGAGGCCGTCTTCGAGGAGATCGGCGTCAAGCAGCAGGTGTTCGCGGAGGTCGAGGCGGTCGCCCCGGCGCACGCGATCCTCGCGACCAACACCTCCTCGCTGTCGGTGACGGAGATGGCGTCGAAGCTGAAGCACCCCGAGCGGGTCGTCGGCTTCCACTTCTTCAACCCGGTCGCGATCCTGCCGCTGCTGGAGATCGTCCGCGGCGAGCAGACCGACGACGCCTCGCTGGCCACGGCGTTCGCCGTCGCCAAGAAGCTGAAGAAGACCGCGGTGCTGGTCAAGGACGCCCCGGCGTTCGTCGTGAACCGCATCCTGACCCGCTTCATGGGCGAGATCCAGAACGTCATCGACGAGGGCACCCCGGTCGACGTCGCCGAGAAGGCCGTCGAGCCGCTCGGTCTGCCGATGTCCCCGCTGGTGCTGCTGGAGCTGGTCGGTCCCGCGATCGGCCTGCACGTCTCGGAGACCCTCAACCGGGCCTTCCCGGAGCGCTTCACGGTCTCGCCGAACCTCGCGGCCGTCGTCAAGGCGGGCAAGCGCGGCTTCTACGTCTACGACAGCGGCAAGCCGGAGCTGGACCCGGAGGTCGCCGCGCTGCTCAAGCAGGGCGACGTCGTCCTGACCGAGGAGCAGGTGCGGGCGCGGGTGCTCGACGCGGTGGCGCAGGAGATCGGGCTCATGCTCGACGAGGGTGTCGTCGCCGAGGCCCAGGACATCGACCTGTGCCTGATCACGGGCGCCGGCTGGCCCTTCCACCTGGGCGGCATCACGCCGTACCTGGACCGCGAGGGTGTCTCCGAGCGCGTGAACGGCAAGAAGTTCCTGGCCCAGGGCGTGGCCAGCGTCCCCGCGTAA
- a CDS encoding NTP pyrophosphohydrolase, with protein sequence MTDPVDPVGAAGMARAGVPLIVVDGANVVGSVPDGWWRDRRGAAERLRDRLVPFALSGAGGLAGPVELVLVVEGAARGVASVPGVRVEDAPGSGDDRIVEVAATAGERPCLVVTADRGLRRRVEELGARVTGPRAVLS encoded by the coding sequence ATGACGGACCCAGTGGACCCGGTCGGGGCGGCAGGCATGGCGCGTGCGGGGGTTCCCCTGATCGTCGTCGACGGGGCGAACGTCGTCGGTTCGGTGCCCGACGGCTGGTGGCGTGACCGCCGAGGGGCCGCGGAGCGGCTGCGGGACCGGCTGGTGCCGTTCGCGCTGTCCGGCGCGGGTGGCCTCGCCGGGCCGGTCGAGCTGGTCCTGGTGGTGGAGGGCGCGGCCCGTGGCGTGGCCTCTGTGCCCGGGGTGCGGGTCGAGGACGCGCCCGGCAGTGGGGACGACCGCATCGTGGAGGTCGCGGCGACGGCCGGCGAGCGCCCCTGCCTGGTCGTCACCGCCGACCGTGGACTGCGCCGCCGGGTCGAGGAACTCGGCGCCCGGGTCACCGGCCCGCGCGCCGTCCTGAGCTGA
- a CDS encoding amino acid permease, translating into MSSALFRTKNVEQSLQDTEEPEHSLRKSLSALDLTVFGVGVIIGTGIFVLTGQVAKNNAGPAVSLAFVVAGVVCALAALCYAEFASTVPVAGSAYTFSYASLGELPAWIIGWDLVLEFALGTAVVAVGWSGYIRSLLDNAGWHLPDYLAGRDNATGFGFDVLAAALVLVLTGILVLGMKLSARITSLVVAVKVVVVLIVIIAGAFFINGGNYKPFIPPSQPVPAGGNLKAPLIQLMFGWAPANFGVMGIFTAASVVFFAFIGFDIVATAAEETRNPQRDMPRGILGSLFICTVLYVAVSIVVTGMQKYTMLSVAAPLADAFKAIGHPWYAGVISFGAAIGLTTVCMILLLGQTRVFFAMSRDGLLPRFFSHVHPRFKTPHRPTILLGVIIAIVAGFTSLSALAELVNIGTLFAFVVVAISVIILRRTRPDLPRAFRTPWVPVIPVLSVCASLWLMLNLPAETWLRFAIWMVIGFFVYFLYGRTHSRLALREREGAGQAPRR; encoded by the coding sequence GTGAGCAGCGCGCTGTTCAGGACGAAGAACGTCGAGCAGTCCCTCCAGGACACCGAGGAGCCGGAGCACTCGCTCAGGAAGTCCCTCTCCGCGCTCGACCTGACCGTCTTCGGCGTCGGTGTCATCATCGGCACCGGCATCTTCGTCCTCACCGGACAGGTCGCCAAGAACAACGCCGGACCTGCCGTGTCCCTCGCCTTCGTGGTCGCCGGTGTGGTGTGTGCGCTCGCCGCCCTGTGCTACGCCGAGTTCGCGTCCACGGTCCCTGTGGCGGGCTCGGCGTACACGTTCAGTTACGCCTCCCTGGGTGAGCTGCCCGCCTGGATCATCGGCTGGGACCTCGTCCTGGAGTTCGCGCTCGGCACGGCGGTGGTGGCGGTCGGCTGGTCCGGCTACATCCGCTCGCTGCTGGACAACGCGGGCTGGCATCTGCCGGACTACCTGGCCGGCCGGGACAACGCCACCGGCTTCGGCTTCGACGTCCTCGCCGCCGCGCTGGTGCTCGTGCTCACCGGCATCCTCGTCCTCGGCATGAAGCTGTCGGCCCGGATCACCTCGCTCGTCGTCGCCGTCAAGGTGGTCGTCGTGCTCATCGTGATCATCGCCGGCGCGTTCTTCATCAACGGCGGCAACTACAAGCCGTTCATCCCGCCGTCCCAGCCGGTGCCGGCGGGCGGCAACCTGAAGGCGCCGCTGATCCAGCTGATGTTCGGCTGGGCGCCGGCCAACTTCGGCGTGATGGGCATCTTCACGGCCGCCTCGGTGGTGTTCTTCGCCTTCATCGGCTTCGACATCGTGGCCACGGCCGCGGAGGAGACCCGTAACCCGCAGCGGGACATGCCGCGCGGAATCCTGGGCTCGCTCTTCATCTGCACCGTGCTCTACGTCGCCGTGTCGATCGTCGTCACCGGCATGCAGAAGTACACCATGCTGTCCGTGGCGGCCCCGCTCGCCGACGCCTTCAAGGCCATCGGGCACCCCTGGTACGCGGGCGTGATCAGCTTCGGCGCGGCGATCGGCCTGACCACGGTCTGCATGATCCTGCTCCTCGGCCAGACCCGCGTCTTCTTCGCGATGAGCCGCGACGGCCTGCTGCCGCGCTTCTTCTCCCACGTCCACCCCCGCTTCAAGACCCCGCACCGGCCGACCATCCTGCTCGGCGTGATCATCGCGATCGTCGCCGGCTTCACCAGCCTGAGCGCACTGGCCGAGCTGGTGAACATCGGCACGCTGTTCGCGTTCGTGGTCGTGGCGATCAGCGTGATCATCCTGCGCCGGACCCGCCCGGACCTCCCCCGCGCCTTCCGCACCCCGTGGGTCCCGGTCATCCCGGTCCTGTCGGTGTGCGCCTCCCTGTGGCTGATGCTCAACCTGCCGGCCGAGACCTGGCTGCGGTTCGCCATCTGGATGGTGATCGGTTTCTTCGTCTACTTCCTCTACGGCCGCACCCACAGCAGGCTGGCCCTGCGCGAGCGGGAGGGCGCCGGCCAGGCACCGCGACGGTGA
- the dxs gene encoding 1-deoxy-D-xylulose-5-phosphate synthase produces the protein MPLLTRIRGPRDLDRLSLEELDQLAGEIRTFLVDAVSKTGGHLGPNLGVVELTIALHRVFDSPKDKVLWDTGHQSYVHKLLTGRQDFAGLRQKGGLSGYPSQAESDHDVIENSHASTVLGWADGIAKANQLKKRDSHVVAVIGDGALTGGMAWEALNNIADAKDRPLVIVVNDNERSYAPTIGGLANHLATLRTTDGYERFLARGKDLLERTPVVGKPLYETLHGAKKGLKDFIAPQGMFEDLGLKYVGPIDGHDIEALESALARAKRFGGPVLVHCLTEKGRGYQPALQDEADRFHGISPIHPDTGLPVKATGVDWTSVFGDEMVQLGKERDDIVAITAAMLQPVGLKKFADTFPDRIYDVGIAEQHAAVSAAGLAYAGLHPVFAVYATFLNRAFDQVLMDVALHKCGVTFVLDRAGVTGTDGASHNGMWDMSILQVVPGLRLAAPRDAEQVRAQLREAVAVDDAPTVVRFSKGAVGPAVPAVGRVGGMDVLREPGTDRPDVLLVSVGALAPMCLDIAGLLDKQGISTTVVDPRWVKPVDEAMAPLAERHRVVVTVEDNSRVGGVGSAIAQALRDAGVDVPLRDFGIPPRFLDHASRAEVLTEIGLTAPDIARQVTGLVAKLDGRFEGTAAEVDSVEPARD, from the coding sequence GTGCCGCTGCTGACCCGCATCAGGGGACCGCGCGATCTGGACCGACTCAGCCTGGAGGAGCTGGACCAGCTGGCAGGGGAGATCCGGACCTTCCTCGTCGACGCCGTCTCCAAGACCGGCGGCCACCTCGGCCCCAACCTCGGTGTGGTGGAACTGACCATCGCCCTGCACCGGGTCTTCGACTCGCCGAAGGACAAGGTGCTCTGGGACACCGGCCACCAGTCCTATGTGCACAAGCTGCTCACCGGCCGGCAGGACTTCGCCGGGCTGAGGCAGAAGGGCGGCCTGTCCGGCTACCCCTCGCAGGCCGAGTCCGACCACGACGTCATCGAGAACAGCCACGCCTCCACGGTCCTCGGCTGGGCCGACGGCATCGCCAAGGCCAACCAGCTGAAGAAGCGGGACAGCCATGTCGTCGCCGTCATCGGTGACGGCGCGCTCACCGGCGGCATGGCCTGGGAGGCGCTGAACAACATCGCCGACGCCAAGGACCGCCCGCTGGTCATCGTCGTCAACGACAACGAGCGGTCGTACGCCCCCACCATCGGCGGACTCGCCAACCACCTGGCCACGCTGCGCACGACGGACGGCTACGAGCGGTTCCTGGCCCGCGGGAAGGACCTGCTGGAGCGCACGCCGGTCGTCGGCAAGCCGCTCTACGAGACCCTGCACGGCGCCAAGAAGGGGCTGAAGGACTTCATCGCCCCGCAGGGCATGTTCGAGGACCTGGGCCTGAAGTACGTCGGCCCCATCGACGGGCACGACATCGAGGCGCTGGAGTCCGCCCTCGCGCGGGCCAAGCGGTTCGGCGGCCCGGTGCTCGTGCACTGCCTGACCGAGAAGGGCCGCGGCTACCAGCCCGCCCTCCAGGACGAGGCCGACCGCTTCCACGGCATCAGCCCCATCCACCCCGACACCGGCCTGCCGGTCAAGGCGACGGGCGTCGACTGGACCTCCGTCTTCGGTGACGAGATGGTGCAGCTCGGCAAGGAGCGCGACGACATCGTGGCGATCACGGCCGCCATGCTCCAGCCGGTCGGCCTGAAGAAGTTCGCGGACACCTTCCCGGACCGGATCTACGACGTCGGCATCGCCGAGCAGCACGCCGCCGTCTCCGCCGCGGGCCTCGCGTACGCCGGGCTGCACCCCGTCTTCGCCGTGTACGCCACCTTCCTCAACCGCGCCTTCGACCAGGTCCTGATGGACGTGGCCCTGCACAAGTGCGGGGTGACGTTCGTACTGGACCGGGCCGGTGTCACCGGCACCGACGGCGCCTCGCACAACGGCATGTGGGACATGTCGATCCTGCAGGTCGTGCCGGGGCTGCGGCTCGCCGCGCCGCGTGACGCCGAGCAGGTGCGGGCCCAGCTGCGCGAGGCCGTCGCCGTCGACGACGCGCCGACCGTGGTCCGCTTCTCCAAGGGCGCCGTCGGGCCCGCCGTACCGGCCGTGGGCCGCGTCGGCGGCATGGACGTGCTGCGCGAGCCCGGCACCGACAGGCCGGACGTGCTGCTGGTCTCCGTGGGCGCCCTCGCCCCGATGTGCCTGGATATCGCCGGCCTGCTCGACAAGCAGGGCATCTCCACCACCGTGGTCGACCCGCGCTGGGTCAAGCCCGTCGACGAGGCCATGGCCCCGCTGGCCGAGCGGCACCGGGTCGTCGTCACGGTCGAGGACAACAGCCGCGTCGGCGGTGTCGGCTCCGCGATCGCCCAGGCCCTGCGTGACGCGGGCGTGGACGTACCCCTGCGCGACTTCGGCATCCCGCCGCGTTTCCTCGACCACGCCTCCCGCGCCGAGGTCCTCACCGAGATCGGTCTGACCGCACCCGACATCGCCCGCCAGGTCACCGGTCTGGTCGCCAAGCTGGACGGCCGGTTCGAGGGTACGGCCGCCGAGGTGGACTCGGTGGAGCCGGCGCGCGACTGA
- a CDS encoding sugar ABC transporter permease: protein MSIDKTSASEQTPAQDDPPVVENPEAAAAAVTAVDPRLLVQEEGLLGYWHEFKRKMKAGELGSIPVVLGLAIICIIFQVLNSNFLSAQNINDITITMVGTGMISVGIVFVLLLGEIDLSVGSVSGAASALAGVLAVNQGWPEWAAVLLAVVAGIAIGALHGFFFAVLGAPAFAVTLAGLLFWLGFMLKVLGADGTINLDPNGLVGKLTTYYFSDVAAAYGLAVAVVAVFFLSSFLGNRRREAAGVPSRPLSDTILRTALLAVISFAAAYMYNQYKGLPLATVIFLAFLIGTDFVLRRTSYGRKIFALGGSVEASRRAGINVTAVRISVFAISGGFAAIGGLFLASKIASANQSAGTGDLLMNAIAAAVIGGTSLFGGRGRTWNALLGVLVIVSIQYGLQLESIAEPVKYMITAAVLLTTVVIDSITRKTQKTAGRA from the coding sequence GTGAGCATCGACAAGACCTCCGCGAGCGAGCAGACCCCGGCGCAGGACGACCCGCCCGTCGTGGAGAACCCCGAGGCCGCGGCCGCCGCGGTCACCGCGGTCGACCCGCGCCTGCTGGTCCAGGAAGAGGGCCTGCTCGGCTACTGGCACGAGTTCAAGCGCAAGATGAAGGCCGGCGAGCTGGGCTCCATCCCGGTCGTCCTGGGCCTCGCGATCATCTGCATCATCTTCCAGGTCCTGAACTCGAACTTCCTGTCCGCGCAGAACATCAACGACATCACGATCACGATGGTCGGCACGGGCATGATCTCGGTCGGCATCGTCTTCGTGCTGCTGCTCGGCGAGATCGACCTGTCCGTCGGCTCCGTCAGCGGCGCGGCCAGCGCCCTCGCCGGTGTCCTCGCGGTCAACCAGGGCTGGCCCGAGTGGGCGGCCGTGCTCCTCGCCGTCGTCGCCGGTATCGCCATCGGCGCGCTGCACGGCTTCTTCTTCGCGGTGCTCGGCGCCCCCGCCTTCGCCGTCACGCTGGCCGGTCTGCTGTTCTGGCTGGGCTTCATGCTGAAGGTGCTGGGCGCCGACGGCACGATCAACCTGGACCCGAACGGTCTGGTCGGCAAGCTGACCACGTACTACTTCTCGGACGTGGCCGCCGCCTACGGGCTCGCCGTGGCCGTGGTCGCCGTGTTCTTCCTCTCCTCCTTCCTGGGCAACCGCCGCCGGGAGGCCGCGGGCGTGCCGTCCCGGCCGCTCAGCGACACGATCCTGCGCACGGCGCTGCTGGCCGTGATCTCCTTCGCCGCGGCCTACATGTACAACCAGTACAAGGGTCTGCCGCTGGCCACGGTGATCTTCCTGGCCTTCCTGATCGGCACGGACTTCGTGCTGCGCCGTACGTCGTACGGCCGCAAGATCTTCGCGCTCGGCGGCAGCGTGGAGGCGTCCCGGCGTGCAGGCATCAACGTCACCGCCGTACGGATCTCCGTGTTCGCCATCTCCGGCGGTTTCGCGGCCATCGGCGGCCTGTTCCTGGCGTCGAAGATCGCTTCGGCCAACCAGAGCGCCGGCACGGGTGACCTGCTGATGAACGCGATCGCCGCGGCCGTCATCGGTGGCACGTCGCTGTTCGGCGGCCGGGGCCGCACCTGGAACGCGCTGCTCGGTGTGCTGGTGATCGTCTCGATCCAGTACGGCCTCCAGCTGGAGTCCATCGCGGAGCCGGTGAAGTACATGATCACCGCGGCTGTGCTGCTCACCACGGTCGTGATCGACTCGATCACCCGGAAGACGCAGAAGACCGCAGGTCGTGCGTAA
- a CDS encoding ATP-binding cassette domain-containing protein: MVHVSATPVLALRGVSKRFGAVQALTDVELEVHAGEVVALVGDNGAGKSTLVKTIAGVHPIDEGAIEWDGKAVTISRPHDAQALGIATVYQDLALCDNIDVVGNLFLGRELRKWGVLDEVEMERRSRELLTTLSIRIPSVRIPIASLSGGQRQTVAIARSMLGDPKLVILDEPTAALGVEQTAQVLDLVERLRERGHAVILISHNMADVKAVADKVAVLRLGRNNGVFEVKTTSQEEIISAITGATDNAVTRRAARTNGEVSK; the protein is encoded by the coding sequence ATGGTTCACGTGTCCGCTACGCCCGTGCTGGCGTTGCGCGGGGTCTCCAAGCGATTCGGTGCCGTTCAGGCGCTCACCGACGTAGAGCTTGAGGTCCACGCCGGTGAGGTGGTCGCCCTGGTGGGCGACAACGGCGCCGGAAAGTCCACCCTGGTCAAGACGATCGCCGGCGTGCACCCGATCGACGAGGGTGCCATCGAGTGGGACGGCAAGGCCGTCACCATCAGCCGGCCGCACGACGCCCAGGCCCTGGGCATCGCGACGGTCTACCAGGACCTCGCGCTGTGCGACAACATCGACGTCGTCGGCAACCTGTTCCTCGGCCGTGAGCTGAGGAAGTGGGGCGTCCTGGACGAGGTCGAGATGGAGCGCCGCTCCCGCGAGCTGCTCACCACGCTGTCGATCCGCATCCCCAGCGTCCGCATCCCGATCGCCTCGCTCTCCGGCGGTCAGCGCCAGACCGTGGCCATCGCCCGCTCCATGCTCGGCGACCCCAAGCTGGTCATCCTCGACGAGCCCACCGCCGCCCTCGGCGTCGAGCAGACCGCCCAGGTCCTCGACCTGGTGGAGCGCCTGCGCGAGCGCGGCCACGCCGTCATCCTCATCAGCCACAACATGGCGGACGTGAAGGCGGTGGCCGACAAGGTCGCCGTCCTGCGCCTCGGCCGCAACAACGGCGTCTTCGAGGTCAAGACGACCTCGCAGGAGGAGATCATCTCCGCCATCACCGGCGCCACCGACAACGCCGTGACCCGCCGTGCGGCGCGCACGAACGGGGAGGTTTCCAAGTGA
- a CDS encoding substrate-binding domain-containing protein, producing the protein MNARMRRAAVVVAAGAMAVTLAACGSAKESKSGSSSSSSSAKKGDNIKVGLLLPENKTARYEKFDRPLIEKKIKELTNGKATLEYNNARQDANLQAQQVDTMITNKVDVLILDAVDAKAIQNSVQKAVDAGIKVVAYDRLAEGPISAYTSFDNEEVGKTQGQALLKALGSKANKSSKIVMVNGSVTDPNAAQFKKGAHEVLEGKVTIAKEYDTKEWSPDNANSEMEAAISAVGKNNIAGVYSANDGMAGGIITALSGAGIKVPVTGQDAELAGVQRIVAGTQYMSVFKSYPQEANVAAELAVAVAKGQDLSSVAKDKVSSGSAKDVPSVIVPVVSLTQDNINDTVIKQGYYTVADICTADYKAACDKIGLK; encoded by the coding sequence GTGAACGCACGTATGCGTCGTGCCGCCGTTGTCGTTGCCGCCGGTGCGATGGCCGTCACGCTGGCCGCATGTGGCAGCGCCAAGGAGTCGAAGAGCGGCAGCTCCTCCTCCTCGTCCTCCGCCAAGAAGGGCGACAACATCAAGGTCGGTCTCCTGCTTCCGGAGAACAAGACCGCGCGTTACGAGAAGTTCGACCGGCCGCTGATCGAGAAGAAGATCAAGGAGCTGACGAACGGCAAGGCGACCCTGGAGTACAACAACGCCCGCCAGGACGCGAACCTGCAGGCCCAGCAGGTCGACACCATGATCACCAACAAGGTGGACGTCCTGATCCTGGACGCGGTGGACGCCAAGGCCATCCAGAACTCCGTGCAGAAGGCCGTGGACGCCGGCATTAAGGTCGTCGCCTACGACCGCCTCGCCGAGGGCCCGATCAGCGCCTACACCTCGTTCGACAACGAGGAGGTCGGCAAGACCCAGGGCCAGGCCCTGCTGAAGGCGCTGGGCAGCAAGGCCAACAAGTCCTCCAAGATCGTCATGGTCAACGGCTCGGTCACCGACCCGAACGCCGCCCAGTTCAAGAAGGGCGCCCACGAGGTCCTCGAAGGCAAGGTCACGATCGCCAAGGAGTACGACACCAAGGAGTGGTCGCCGGACAACGCCAACTCCGAGATGGAGGCGGCGATCTCCGCGGTCGGCAAGAACAACATCGCGGGTGTCTACTCCGCCAACGACGGCATGGCCGGCGGTATCATCACCGCCCTGAGCGGGGCCGGCATCAAGGTCCCGGTCACCGGCCAGGACGCCGAGCTCGCCGGTGTGCAGCGCATCGTCGCCGGTACGCAGTACATGAGCGTCTTCAAGTCCTACCCGCAGGAGGCGAACGTCGCCGCCGAGCTGGCGGTCGCCGTCGCCAAGGGCCAGGACCTGAGCTCCGTCGCCAAGGACAAGGTCTCCAGCGGCAGCGCCAAGGACGTCCCGTCGGTCATCGTCCCGGTCGTCTCGCTGACCCAGGACAACATCAACGACACGGTCATCAAGCAGGGCTACTACACCGTCGCCGACATCTGCACCGCCGACTACAAGGCGGCCTGCGACAAGATCGGCCTCAAGTAA
- a CDS encoding ROK family transcriptional regulator — METPGSQSSLHRANLERVVRAVRLAGSLTQAEIARTTGLSAATVSNIVRELKDGGTVEVTPTSAGGRRARSVSLSGDAGIVIGVDFGHTHLRVAIGNLAHQVLAEESEPLDVDASAAQGFDRAEQLVSRLIAATGVNRSKVAGVGLGVPGPIDVESGTLGSTSILPGWGGTKPAEELRERLGVPVHVDNDANLGALGELVWGSGKGVRDLAYIKVASGVGAGLVIDGKIYRGPGGTAGEIGHITLDESGPVCRCGNRGCLETFAAARYVLPLLQPSHGPDLTLEGVVRLAREGDPGCRRVIADVGRHIGSGVANLCNLLNPSRVVLGGDLAEAGELVLGPIRESVGRYAIPSAARQLSVLPGALGGRAEVLGALALALSEMGDSTLLEGSVATALPSVAPAFT, encoded by the coding sequence GTGGAGACTCCAGGGTCGCAGTCGTCGCTGCACCGAGCCAACCTGGAGCGGGTCGTCCGGGCCGTACGCCTGGCCGGGTCCCTCACGCAGGCGGAGATCGCGCGGACGACCGGTCTGTCCGCCGCGACCGTCTCCAACATCGTGCGGGAGCTGAAGGACGGCGGAACCGTCGAGGTCACGCCCACGTCGGCGGGTGGCCGGCGGGCCCGCAGCGTCAGCTTGAGCGGGGACGCCGGCATCGTGATCGGCGTCGACTTCGGGCACACCCATCTGCGGGTCGCGATCGGGAACCTCGCCCATCAGGTGCTCGCCGAGGAGTCCGAGCCGCTGGACGTCGACGCCTCCGCCGCGCAGGGCTTCGACCGGGCCGAACAGCTGGTCAGCCGCCTGATCGCGGCCACCGGCGTGAACCGGTCCAAGGTCGCCGGGGTGGGCCTCGGCGTGCCGGGTCCGATCGACGTCGAGTCGGGGACGCTGGGGTCGACCTCGATCCTGCCGGGCTGGGGCGGCACCAAACCCGCCGAGGAACTGCGCGAGCGGCTCGGCGTGCCCGTGCACGTGGACAACGACGCCAACCTCGGCGCCCTCGGCGAGCTGGTCTGGGGCAGCGGGAAGGGCGTGCGGGACCTCGCGTACATCAAGGTCGCGAGCGGTGTCGGCGCCGGTCTGGTGATCGACGGGAAGATCTACCGGGGGCCGGGCGGCACCGCGGGTGAAATCGGGCATATTACCCTGGATGAATCCGGCCCGGTCTGCCGTTGCGGCAACCGGGGCTGCCTGGAGACCTTCGCGGCCGCGCGCTATGTGCTGCCGCTGCTCCAGCCCAGCCACGGCCCCGATCTCACGCTGGAGGGCGTCGTACGGCTGGCCAGGGAGGGTGACCCGGGCTGCCGTCGGGTGATCGCCGACGTCGGCCGACACATCGGCAGTGGAGTGGCCAATCTCTGCAATCTGCTGAACCCCAGCCGGGTCGTCCTCGGCGGTGATCTCGCCGAGGCCGGTGAGCTGGTCCTCGGCCCGATCAGGGAGTCCGTCGGGCGCTACGCCATCCCCAGCGCGGCACGCCAACTGTCCGTGCTTCCCGGGGCACTTGGGGGCCGTGCGGAGGTGCTGGGGGCGCTCGCCCTCGCCCTCAGCGAGATGGGCGATTCGACCCTTTTGGAGGGTAGTGTCGCCACCGCTCTGCCCTCGGTGGCGCCTGCCTTCACTTAG